A genomic segment from Lineus longissimus chromosome 15, tnLinLong1.2, whole genome shotgun sequence encodes:
- the LOC135499879 gene encoding uncharacterized protein LOC135499879, with product MEDKNVSRITKRCFAISLIFVAVVIGIFLVYLKISPHPALARLSLSNLRGLRDRLYYKKWNETMEDVTGTQVVSSYQSDPNYTTPITITAEMTPVPSLMAIETILLAKDEPKLSNPFEFDKEGPDEQFKRSCSKAEIKHYVDLLRKVGELLKKANITYFMYSGTLLGSYRHFGFIPWDDDIDIMVPYPDRAKTKKALSVPGYECVTNQGARWKFNDKRDKLIRKSLQWRWPFVDITFYKEDQNNVWDSDTTNFGPYVYNKSWVFPLTKRPFEGYWFPAPKNTKKCLENNIDLSMCVTASWNHRHEHHISKVYRKKCDEFRLYHAFVNRTRLPNGKVKEMLTFGSRVLQTVLFDS from the exons atggAAG ACAAAAACGTCAGCAGAATCACGAAGAGATGTTTCGCCATCAGCCTCATTTTTGTCGCAGTGGTCATCGGTATCTTTCTCGTTTACCTCAAGATCTCACCGCATCCCGCTCTCGCGAGACTTAGCCTATCGAACCTGAGGGGCCTACGTGATCGTCTGTATTATAAAAAATGGAATGAGACGATGGAAGATGTCACAGGAACACAAGTAGTGTCATCATATCAAAGTGACCCGAATTACACCACCCCGATAACAATTACAGCAGAAATGACGCCAGTACCATCGCTAATGGCAATTGAAACCATTCTGCTGGCAAAAGATGAACCAAAGCTCTCGAATCCTTTTGAATTTGACAAAGAAGGTCCGGATGAACAATTCAAGAGGTCATGTTCGAAAGCTGAGATTAAACATTACGTCGATTTATTGCGAAAGGTGGGCGAGCTTTTGAAGAAGGCTAACATCACGTATTTCATGTATAGCGGCACTTTGTTAGGATCCTATCGTCATTTTGGTTTCATTCCTTgggatgatgatattgatataatGGTGCCGTATCCGGATAGAGCCAAAACTAAGAAAGCGCTTTCCGTCCCTGGTTACGAGTGCGTAACTAATCAAGGAGCCCGCTGGAAATTTAATGACAAGCGAGATAAATTAATTAGAAAGAGTTTACAGTGGCGTTGGCCTTTTGTTGACATCACGTTCTACAAGGAAGATCAAAACAACGTATGGGACAGCGATACGACAAATTTTGGCCCCTATGTTTATAATAAGTCTTGGGTATTTCCGCTGACGAAGCGCCCTTTCGAGGGCTACTGGTTTCCTGCACCGAAGAACACTAAAAAATGCTTGGAGAATAACATTGATTTATCAATGTGTGTCACTGCCAGTTGGAATCATAGACATGAACATCACATTTCTAAAGTGTATAGAAAAAAATGTGATGAATTCCGCCTATATCACGCGTTTGTAAACCGTACTCGACTGCCAAATGGCAAGGTGAAGGAAATGCTGACCTTTGGTTCACGCGTTTTACAAACAGTTCTCTTTGACAGTTGA